The following proteins come from a genomic window of candidate division TA06 bacterium:
- the rpmE gene encoding 50S ribosomal protein L31 → MKDKIHPEYFDTTITCACGNVIETRSTVKDLRVEICSACHPFFTGKQKFVDTAGRVEKFMKKYGKKEVTEEGSKEE, encoded by the coding sequence ATGAAGGACAAGATACATCCAGAATACTTTGATACCACAATAACATGTGCGTGCGGAAATGTTATCGAGACCCGTTCCACAGTCAAAGACCTCCGAGTGGAGATATGTTCTGCCTGCCATCCCTTTTTCACCGGCAAGCAAAAGTTTGTGGACACTGCTGGAAGAGTTGAGAAGTTCATGAAGAAGTATGGCAAGAAAGAAGTAACAGAGGAAGGTTCTAAAGAAGAGTGA